CACAATTTGCCTAAAGACCTTTGCATTTTcttagatgaaaagaaaattgacaatTTAGCGAGTGCTGCTCGGTTAGCTGATAGGTATGTGATAACACATAATAGTTATTCTAAGCCTGCTGCTAAAGGTAAATATAATACTTGTGAAACTGTTAAATTGCCTACAGGAGTTAACGTAACTGCTAATGATGGTAATCAATTTAAGAGTAGTCCTGCTTCTCCCCAAAAGCATTTTAAATCTAAGTACCAGGGCAGGGTAACTTGCTTTTGTTGTGGTAAAAATGGGCATATAGCTAAGTGTCCTAAAAGGGATTCTGCCATGCTCGTTAATAATAAAAAGGTAGTGAATGACGACTTTAAGTGGTTTAAATCTCAAGGTAAAATCAGCACACTTGAAAGTTGGCAAGAGTGTCATAATGTCAATGTACTTAGAGATATAGGGTCTTCTCAATCTTTAATTTTACGGAAAGCCATTCCAGTGGGCAGTAAGTGGTTGAATGAGCATAAGCTTATTAAAGGTGTTGGAAACGAGTGGATATCTTGCCCGGTAgttgaactgtatttttttttcagacattgttGCCAGGGAGGCTAAGTTTGCGGTTGTTGATACTCTCCCCATACCTGAGGTTGATGTTGTTTTGGCAAATGATCTTGCTCAAGGTAAAGTAAGTTGTAATCCGACAGTTTTTGCCAATCCACAGGTGTTAGTACCTAAACCTGAAACTGTGCTTGTGACAACTAGGTCAGGCAAAAGTACCGATTTTGAAGTTGAGCATCCTGATTTGGAGAGTTTGTTTAATGCAGATTCATTAGATCACGTAAGTAACAATAAATCTATTTGCTCTGAAGAAGTAATGAATTGGAATAGAGATGATTTAGTAAAGGTTCAAAATGAAGACATtgagattaaaaatattaaaattaagttgaAAGAGGGTAGAGGAGTAGATTATGAAGTGGATAATGAAGTTCTCTATAAAGTAATTGTTCCTATTCGGAAACGAGAGGGAAATCTGTTGAAGCATAGGGTAATTGTTGTACCTTCTAAATTCAGAAATGGTATATTAAGAAAAGCTCATGATGATTTGTTTGCTGGTCACTTGGGTATTACTAAAACCTTTGATAGGGTTAGGAAAAATTTCTATTGGAAAGGTCTGAAAAGAGATGTCAAGAAATATTGTAAGACGTGTCACCAGTGCCAAATTTCTGGTAAGCCTAATATGGTAATTCCTAAGGCTCCCCTTTCTCCCATTCCTTCTTTAGGAGAACCCTTCGAGCATGTAGTCATTGATGTTGTGGGTCCCTTACCTCGTTCGAAAGTAGGGTCTGAGTACGTATTAACTATCATAGACAGGTTAACCAGATATCCCGAGGCTATCCCTCTTAAGTCCCAGAAAGCTAGGGTCATTGCCAAACATTTGATCACTTATTTTTCTAGGTTTGGTCTCCCTAAAACCATCCAGTCTGATCGTGGAACTAATTTTTTATCTAAACTATTGCTGCAGCAGTTTAAGAATTTTGGAATTGAACATAAACCTTCTACTCCATACCATCCGGAGTCACAGGGAATTGTAGAAAGATTCCACCAAACTTTGAAGGCAATGATTCGGAAGATGTGCAATGAAAAGGTTGGTTTGTGGGAAGAATATCTTCCTTATttgttgtttgcagtacggtctataCCAAATGAGTCGACAAATTTTGCTCCATTCAACTTGGTG
The nucleotide sequence above comes from Palaemon carinicauda isolate YSFRI2023 chromosome 2, ASM3689809v2, whole genome shotgun sequence. Encoded proteins:
- the LOC137620576 gene encoding uncharacterized protein, yielding MAQTAFSGKALKAWASLSLEDSKDYAKVKEAILRIYEMVPEAYRVKFRDSRKSSNQTFVEFAREMEKHFENWLRSSDVKSEYAKLCQLMLLENFKHNLPKDLCIFLDEKKIDNLASAARLADRYVITHNSYSKPAAKGKYNTCETVKLPTGVNVTANDGNQFKSSPASPQKHFKSKYQGRVTCFCCGKNGHIAKCPKRDSAMLVNNKKVVNDDFKWFKSQGKISTLESWQECHNVNVLRDIGSSQSLILRKAIPVGNIVAREAKFAVVDTLPIPEVDVVLANDLAQGKVSCNPTVFANPQVLVPKPETVLVTTRSGKSTDFEVEHPDLESLFNADSLDHVSNNKSICSEEVMNWNRDDLVKVQNEDIEIKNIKIKLKEGRGVDYEVDNEVLYKVIVPIRKREGNLLKHRVIVVPSKFRNGILRKAHDDLFAGHLGITKTFDRVRKNFYWKGLKRDVKKYCKTCHQCQISGKPNMVIPKAPLSPIPSLGEPFEHVVIDVVGPLPRSKVGSEYVLTIIDRLTRYPEAIPLKSQKARVIAKHLITYFSRFGLPKTIQSDRGTNFLSKLLLQQFKNFGIEHKPSTPYHPESQGIVERFHQTLKAMIRKMCNEKVGLWEEYLPYLLFAVRSIPNESTNFAPFNLVFAHKVRGPLDLLREVWEGNGPSEVNIAI